Proteins co-encoded in one Ponticoccus alexandrii genomic window:
- the moaC gene encoding cyclic pyranopterin monophosphate synthase MoaC, translating into MSGLSHFDDQGNAHMVDVSDKAVTARIATAEGWVRMAPETFAMITEGRAKKGDVIGIARLAGIMGAKKTSELIPLCHPLPVTKVSVDLTSDPALPGLRLAATVKTTGQTGVEMEALTAVSTAALTVYDMVKAVDKAMEIGGIRVTLKDGGKSGRYEA; encoded by the coding sequence ATGAGCGGGCTGTCGCATTTCGACGATCAGGGCAACGCCCATATGGTCGACGTTTCGGACAAGGCGGTGACCGCGCGGATCGCCACTGCCGAGGGCTGGGTGCGCATGGCGCCTGAGACCTTCGCGATGATCACCGAGGGCCGCGCCAAGAAGGGCGATGTCATCGGCATCGCGCGGCTGGCGGGCATCATGGGCGCCAAGAAGACGTCCGAGCTGATTCCGCTGTGCCATCCGCTGCCGGTCACCAAGGTCTCGGTCGATCTGACGTCCGACCCGGCGCTGCCGGGCCTCCGGCTCGCGGCCACCGTGAAGACCACCGGCCAGACCGGCGTCGAGATGGAGGCCCTGACCGCCGTTTCCACCGCCGCGCTGACCGTCTACGACATGGTCAAGGCGGTGGACAAGGCGATGGAGATCGGCGGCATCCGCGTCACCCTGAAGGACGGCGGCAAGTCGGGCCGGTACGAGGCCTGA
- a CDS encoding heme lyase CcmF/NrfE family subunit, with translation MITELGHFALVLAFLVSIIQMVVPLIGAHKRWPGWMAVAEPAATAQFLLVAASFAALTYAFVTSDFSLRLVVLNSHSAKPMLYKISGVWGNHEGSMLLWVLILALFGAMAAWFGGNLPPTLRARVLAVQSSVAAAFFAFILFTSNPFMRLGEPPFDGQDLNPLLQDPGLAFHPPFLYLGYVGLSICFSFAVAALIEGRVDAAWGRWVRPWTLVSWVFLTIGIGLGSWWAYYELGWGGFWFWDPVENASFMPWLFAAALLHSAIVVEKREALKSWTVLLAILAFGFSLIGTFIVRSGVLTSVHAFANDPERGLFILMILVFFTGGALTLFAARAQTMEAKGVFGVVSRESGLVLNNILLAVSSLVVFVGTIWPLVAEMAFDRKLSVGPPFFNMAFTPFMVVLGIVLPVAAMLSWKRAKPGRVLRQLAPAFGLAVALAGLVWAMQTGRSLMGPVGVFLGTWLVTGAVTDLIGRTGQTRDLSRLLRLPRAEWGKAVAHGGLGITMLGVAGLMAWQQEDIRVAQLGEAYDVGAYTLRLDDVQRVQGPNYNSTMATVTLMQAGREIATLHPEKRNYPVAQMPTTEAAIDYRFLRDVYVVIGDPQQDGGWVMRTYIKPLANWIWGGSILMALGGFLSLSDRRYRVAAGARKSAPAQGVPAE, from the coding sequence ATGATCACAGAACTCGGCCATTTCGCGCTTGTCCTCGCCTTTCTCGTCTCCATCATCCAGATGGTCGTGCCCCTGATCGGCGCGCACAAACGCTGGCCCGGCTGGATGGCCGTGGCCGAACCGGCGGCCACGGCGCAATTCCTGCTGGTCGCGGCCAGCTTCGCGGCGCTGACCTATGCCTTCGTGACCTCGGATTTCTCGCTGCGGCTGGTGGTTCTGAACAGCCATTCCGCCAAGCCGATGCTCTACAAGATCTCGGGCGTCTGGGGGAATCACGAGGGGTCGATGCTGCTTTGGGTGCTGATCCTCGCGCTGTTCGGCGCCATGGCGGCCTGGTTCGGGGGCAACCTGCCGCCGACGCTGCGGGCGCGGGTGCTGGCGGTGCAATCCTCGGTCGCGGCGGCCTTCTTCGCCTTTATCCTCTTTACCTCGAACCCCTTCATGCGGCTGGGCGAGCCGCCCTTCGACGGGCAGGACCTGAACCCGCTCTTGCAGGACCCGGGCCTCGCCTTCCATCCGCCCTTCCTCTACCTCGGTTACGTGGGCCTCTCGATCTGCTTCAGCTTTGCGGTTGCCGCGCTGATCGAGGGCCGGGTGGACGCGGCATGGGGCCGCTGGGTCCGGCCATGGACGCTGGTCAGCTGGGTCTTCCTGACCATCGGCATCGGGCTGGGGTCGTGGTGGGCCTACTACGAGCTTGGCTGGGGCGGCTTCTGGTTCTGGGACCCGGTGGAGAACGCGTCCTTCATGCCGTGGCTCTTCGCCGCCGCGCTGCTGCATTCCGCCATCGTGGTCGAGAAACGCGAGGCGCTGAAAAGCTGGACCGTGCTGCTGGCCATCCTCGCCTTCGGCTTCTCGCTGATCGGCACCTTTATCGTGCGCTCGGGCGTGCTGACCTCGGTCCATGCCTTTGCCAACGACCCCGAGCGGGGCCTCTTCATCCTGATGATCCTCGTCTTCTTCACCGGCGGCGCGCTGACCCTTTTCGCCGCGCGGGCGCAGACGATGGAAGCCAAGGGCGTCTTCGGCGTCGTCAGCCGCGAAAGCGGGCTGGTGCTGAACAATATCCTGCTGGCGGTTTCGTCGCTGGTGGTCTTCGTCGGCACAATCTGGCCGCTGGTGGCCGAGATGGCCTTCGACCGGAAGCTCTCGGTCGGGCCGCCCTTCTTCAACATGGCCTTCACGCCCTTCATGGTGGTGCTTGGCATCGTCCTTCCGGTGGCCGCGATGCTCAGCTGGAAACGGGCAAAGCCGGGCCGCGTGCTGCGGCAGCTGGCGCCGGCCTTCGGCCTGGCGGTGGCGCTGGCGGGGCTGGTCTGGGCGATGCAGACCGGGCGTTCGCTGATGGGGCCGGTCGGTGTCTTCCTTGGCACCTGGCTGGTGACTGGCGCGGTCACCGACCTGATCGGGCGCACCGGCCAGACACGCGACCTGTCGCGGCTGCTGCGCCTGCCGCGCGCCGAGTGGGGCAAGGCGGTGGCGCATGGAGGTCTGGGCATCACCATGCTGGGCGTTGCCGGGCTGATGGCCTGGCAGCAAGAGGACATCCGCGTCGCGCAGCTGGGCGAAGCCTACGACGTGGGCGCCTATACCCTGCGGCTGGATGACGTGCAGCGGGTGCAGGGGCCGAACTACAATTCGACCATGGCGACCGTCACGTTGATGCAGGCGGGCCGCGAGATCGCGACACTGCACCCTGAAAAGCGCAACTATCCGGTGGCGCAGATGCCCACGACAGAGGCGGCCATCGACTACCGATTCCTGCGCGATGTCTACGTGGTCATCGGCGATCCGCAGCAGGACGGTGGCTGGGTCATGCGGACCTATATCAAGCCTCTGGCCAACTGGATCTGGGGCGGCTCCATCCTGATGGCGCTCGGTGGGTTTCTCAGCCTGTCGGACCGGCGCTACCGTGTCGCCGCTGGCGCCCGAAAGAGCGCCCCGGCGCAGGGGGTGCCCGCGGAATGA
- the gltX gene encoding glutamate--tRNA ligase — protein MSEVVTRFAPSPTGYLHIGGARTALFNWLYARGRGGKFLLRIEDTDRARSTPEATEAILRGLDWLGLDHDGAAISQFDRADRHAEVARDLLAKGAAYKCFSTQEEIEAFREAARAEGKSTLFQSPWRDADPATHPDAPFVIRLKTAQDGATVIEDEVQGTVTIRNDQLDDMVLLRSDGTPVYMLAVVVDDHDMGVTHVIRGDDHLNNAARQMGIYTAMGWPLPVYAHIPLIHGADGKKLSKRHGALGADEYQKMGYPAAGMRNYLARLGWSHGDDEFFTDDQAKEWFGLDGIGKSPARFDLKKLENLCGQHIAVADDAALLHELEEFLAAIGENPLTEAQRQGMLAAMFCLKERAKTFPELIEKAHFVLTPTPVVPDEKAAKNLDAVSRGILGALTPHLQNASWSRDDLEAVLNRFAEDQGTKFGKLAGPMRAALAGRAATPSVFDMMLVLGREDTIRRLDHAAASEAG, from the coding sequence ATGTCCGAGGTCGTCACCCGCTTCGCCCCGTCCCCCACCGGCTACCTGCACATCGGCGGCGCCCGCACGGCACTGTTCAACTGGCTTTACGCCCGGGGTCGCGGCGGCAAGTTCCTGCTGCGGATCGAGGACACCGACCGCGCCCGGTCCACGCCCGAGGCGACCGAGGCGATCCTGCGCGGTCTCGACTGGCTGGGCCTCGACCACGACGGCGCGGCAATCAGCCAGTTCGACCGCGCCGACCGCCACGCCGAAGTGGCGCGCGACCTGCTCGCCAAGGGCGCCGCCTACAAGTGTTTCTCGACGCAGGAGGAAATCGAGGCCTTCCGCGAGGCCGCCCGGGCCGAGGGCAAGTCCACCCTGTTCCAGAGCCCATGGCGCGACGCCGACCCGGCCACGCACCCCGACGCGCCCTTCGTGATCCGCCTGAAGACCGCGCAGGACGGCGCGACGGTGATCGAGGATGAGGTGCAGGGAACGGTCACCATCCGCAACGACCAGCTGGATGACATGGTGCTGCTGCGCTCTGACGGGACGCCGGTCTACATGCTTGCGGTGGTGGTGGACGACCACGACATGGGCGTGACCCATGTGATCCGGGGCGACGACCACCTGAACAACGCTGCGCGCCAGATGGGCATCTACACCGCCATGGGCTGGCCGCTGCCGGTCTACGCCCATATTCCGCTGATCCACGGCGCCGACGGCAAAAAGCTGTCCAAGCGCCACGGCGCTCTTGGTGCGGACGAGTACCAGAAGATGGGCTACCCCGCGGCGGGCATGCGCAACTACCTCGCGCGGCTCGGCTGGAGCCATGGCGATGACGAGTTCTTTACCGATGATCAGGCAAAGGAGTGGTTCGGTCTGGACGGAATCGGCAAGTCGCCGGCCCGCTTCGACCTGAAGAAACTGGAAAACCTCTGCGGTCAGCACATCGCCGTGGCGGACGATGCCGCACTGCTGCACGAATTGGAGGAATTCCTCGCCGCAATCGGTGAAAACCCTTTGACGGAGGCGCAGAGACAGGGAATGCTTGCCGCAATGTTCTGCCTGAAGGAAAGAGCCAAGACGTTCCCGGAACTCATTGAAAAAGCACACTTCGTCCTGACCCCGACACCCGTCGTTCCGGACGAGAAAGCGGCCAAGAACCTTGACGCGGTATCCCGTGGTATACTGGGCGCGTTGACGCCGCACCTGCAAAATGCTAGCTGGTCCCGTGACGATCTGGAGGCGGTCCTGAACCGCTTTGCCGAGGATCAGGGGACCAAATTCGGCAAGCTGGCCGGGCCCATGCGAGCTGCGCTGGCCGGACGGGCGGCGACCCCTTCGGTCTTCGACATGATGCTGGTTCTGGGACGCGAGGACACGATTCGGCGGCTGGACCATGCAGCGGCCAGTGAAGCGGGCTGA
- the gltA gene encoding citrate synthase codes for MADKTAKLTIGDKSWDLPIHSPTIGPDVIDIRKLYGEADVFTYDPGFTSTASCDSTITFIDGEKGELLHRGYPIDQLASKSHYLEVCFLLLYGYLPKAEELEKFESTITRHTMIHEQMHNFFRGFRRDAHPMATMVGVVGAMSAFYHDSTDIADPRQREIASHRLIAKMPTIAAMAYKYSIGQPFVYPRNDLDYAANFLHMCFSVPAEEYNVDPILARAMDRIFTLHADHEQNASTSTVRLASSSGANPFACIAAGIACLWGPAHGGANQACLEMLKEIGDPKNIPEYIARAKDKSDPFRLMGFGHRVYKNFDPRAKVMKQSADEVLDLLGVENNPILATAKELEKQAVADPYFAEKKLFPNVDFYSGIILEAMGFPTSMFTPIFALSRTVGWISQWKEMLNDPQNKIGRPRQLYLGETERDYVDIENR; via the coding sequence ATGGCAGACAAGACCGCTAAACTAACCATTGGCGACAAGAGCTGGGACCTGCCGATCCACTCGCCCACCATCGGGCCGGACGTGATCGACATCCGGAAGCTCTACGGCGAAGCCGATGTGTTCACCTACGACCCCGGCTTTACCTCGACCGCGTCCTGCGACTCGACCATCACCTTCATCGACGGCGAGAAGGGCGAGCTGCTGCACCGCGGCTATCCCATCGACCAATTGGCGTCGAAGTCGCACTATCTCGAGGTCTGCTTCCTGCTGCTTTACGGCTACCTGCCCAAGGCGGAAGAGCTTGAAAAGTTCGAAAGCACGATCACCCGTCACACGATGATCCACGAGCAGATGCACAACTTCTTCCGTGGATTCCGTCGGGACGCGCACCCGATGGCGACCATGGTTGGCGTAGTCGGCGCGATGTCGGCCTTCTACCACGACTCGACCGACATCGCGGATCCGCGCCAGCGCGAGATCGCCTCGCATCGCCTGATCGCCAAGATGCCGACGATCGCCGCGATGGCCTACAAGTATTCCATCGGGCAGCCCTTCGTGTACCCGCGCAACGATCTGGATTACGCGGCGAACTTCCTGCACATGTGCTTCAGCGTGCCCGCCGAGGAATACAACGTCGACCCGATCCTTGCCCGTGCGATGGACCGGATCTTCACCCTGCACGCGGATCACGAGCAGAACGCCTCGACCTCGACCGTGCGTCTGGCCTCGTCCTCGGGCGCCAACCCCTTCGCCTGCATCGCGGCTGGCATCGCCTGCCTCTGGGGGCCTGCCCACGGCGGCGCCAACCAGGCTTGCCTGGAGATGCTGAAGGAAATCGGTGACCCCAAGAACATCCCCGAGTACATCGCCCGCGCGAAGGACAAGAGCGACCCCTTCCGCCTGATGGGCTTCGGCCACCGGGTCTACAAGAACTTCGACCCGCGCGCGAAGGTGATGAAGCAGTCCGCCGACGAGGTGCTGGACCTTCTGGGTGTCGAGAACAACCCGATCCTCGCAACCGCGAAAGAGCTGGAAAAGCAAGCCGTTGCCGACCCCTATTTTGCCGAGAAGAAGCTGTTCCCGAACGTCGATTTCTACTCTGGCATCATCCTCGAGGCGATGGGCTTCCCGACCTCGATGTTCACGCCGATCTTCGCGCTGTCGCGCACTGTCGGCTGGATCAGCCAGTGGAAAGAGATGCTGAACGATCCGCAGAACAAGATCGGCCGTCCGCGTCAGCTGTACCTTGGCGAGACCGAGCGGGACTACGTGGATATCGAGAACCGCTGA
- a CDS encoding molybdopterin molybdotransferase MoeA → MITVTEALDRLFALATPLAPETVPLAQAAGRVLAREATARRDQPPFAASAMDGYAVTDAAAGDSLTVIGESAAGHGFAGPVGPGQAVRIFTGAPVPEGATRVVIQEDTTRDGDRITLQANLDAPTHIRPAGSDFRAGAAIPAPRRLSPSDIALLASMNIAEVAVTRQPRVALISTGDELVMPGEDPGPDQIIVSNTFGLAALLQDLGALPRMLPIARDNREALRSVFGLVDDADLVITIGGASVGDHDLVAPVLAELGMEQAFHKVAMRPGKPLMSGRFGQATMIGLPGNPVSAMVCGHVFVAPVIRALLGLGAAPAPRRSAPLAEPLEANGPREHYMRATLGPDGITAQGRQDSSLLSVLGQSDALLVRPVRDPARAAGEMVEYLPFG, encoded by the coding sequence ATGATCACCGTCACCGAAGCCCTCGACCGCCTCTTCGCCCTTGCCACGCCGCTGGCGCCGGAAACCGTGCCGCTGGCGCAGGCCGCGGGCCGGGTGCTGGCGCGCGAGGCCACGGCGCGGCGTGACCAGCCGCCCTTTGCCGCCTCGGCCATGGACGGCTACGCGGTCACTGACGCCGCCGCCGGAGACAGCCTGACGGTAATCGGCGAAAGCGCCGCGGGCCACGGCTTTGCCGGGCCGGTCGGCCCGGGTCAGGCGGTCCGCATCTTCACCGGAGCCCCGGTGCCCGAGGGCGCGACCCGCGTGGTGATCCAAGAGGATACGACCCGCGACGGCGACCGCATCACGCTGCAGGCCAACCTCGACGCGCCGACCCATATCCGGCCCGCCGGGTCCGACTTCCGGGCCGGTGCCGCGATCCCGGCCCCGCGCCGCCTGTCGCCCTCCGACATCGCGCTTCTGGCCTCGATGAACATCGCCGAGGTCGCGGTGACCCGGCAGCCGCGCGTCGCGCTGATCTCGACCGGGGACGAGTTGGTGATGCCCGGCGAAGACCCCGGCCCCGACCAGATCATCGTCTCGAACACCTTCGGCCTTGCCGCCCTGCTGCAGGACCTCGGCGCCCTGCCCCGGATGCTGCCCATCGCGCGCGACAACCGCGAGGCCCTGCGCTCGGTCTTCGGGCTGGTCGACGACGCCGACCTGGTGATCACCATTGGCGGCGCCTCGGTGGGCGACCACGATCTGGTGGCACCGGTGCTGGCGGAACTGGGCATGGAACAGGCCTTTCACAAGGTGGCCATGCGCCCCGGCAAACCGCTGATGTCGGGCCGTTTCGGCCAGGCCACGATGATCGGCCTGCCCGGCAACCCGGTCTCGGCCATGGTCTGCGGCCATGTCTTCGTGGCCCCGGTGATCCGCGCCCTGCTGGGCCTTGGTGCCGCGCCCGCCCCACGGCGCAGCGCGCCCCTGGCGGAACCGCTGGAGGCCAATGGCCCGCGCGAGCACTACATGCGCGCGACCCTGGGGCCCGATGGGATCACCGCGCAGGGGCGGCAGGATTCCAGCCTGCTGAGCGTGCTCGGCCAGTCCGACGCGCTGCTGGTCCGCCCGGTTCGCGATCCCGCCCGCGCCGCAGGCGAGATGGTGGAATACCTGCCCTTCGGCTGA
- a CDS encoding enoyl-CoA hydratase-related protein codes for MQYEMITYAVENDVATVTLNRPDVMNALNTQMRAEITDAVTTGGREARVVVLTGAGRAFCSGQDLGDRANVANLDLERTLRDEYVPMLRAIFDCPVPTISAVNGAAAGAGANLALAADVVIATESAFFLQAFTRIGLIPDAGGTWFLPRQMGLAKAMGAALFAEKITAKQADDWGLIWEAVADEAFAGHIAARAAHLAKGPTAAYARVKQAMRASFDNDLQAQLAVESKLQGECGKTRDFKEGVVAFMEKRPAVYEGR; via the coding sequence ATGCAGTACGAGATGATCACCTACGCGGTGGAAAACGATGTCGCCACGGTGACACTGAACCGCCCGGACGTGATGAACGCGCTCAACACCCAGATGCGGGCCGAAATCACCGATGCGGTCACCACCGGCGGGCGCGAGGCGCGGGTCGTGGTGCTGACCGGGGCGGGGCGGGCCTTTTGCTCGGGTCAGGATCTGGGGGACCGGGCGAACGTCGCGAACCTCGATCTCGAACGCACGCTGCGCGACGAATACGTGCCGATGCTACGCGCCATCTTCGACTGTCCGGTGCCGACGATCTCGGCGGTGAACGGTGCCGCCGCCGGGGCCGGGGCGAACCTCGCGCTGGCCGCCGACGTGGTGATCGCCACCGAAAGCGCCTTCTTCCTTCAGGCCTTCACCCGTATCGGCCTGATCCCGGATGCGGGGGGCACGTGGTTCCTGCCGCGCCAGATGGGGCTGGCCAAGGCCATGGGCGCCGCGCTCTTTGCCGAGAAGATCACCGCAAAGCAGGCGGACGACTGGGGCCTGATCTGGGAAGCGGTCGCGGACGAGGCCTTTGCCGGGCACATTGCGGCGCGCGCGGCGCATCTGGCCAAAGGGCCGACCGCTGCCTATGCCCGGGTGAAACAGGCGATGCGCGCCTCCTTCGACAACGATCTGCAGGCGCAGCTGGCCGTCGAGTCGAAGCTTCAGGGCGAATGCGGCAAGACCCGCGACTTCAAGGAGGGCGTCGTGGCCTTCATGGAGAAGCGCCCGGCGGTCTACGAGGGCCGCTGA
- the lexA gene encoding transcriptional repressor LexA — protein sequence MLTKKQLDLLDFINKRMQRDGVPPSFDEMKDALSLRSKSGIHRLITALEERGFIRRLAHRARAIEIVKLPESLGGQPAGFSPRVIDGDRPDTQPSGAMELANLDVSELPIVGRIAAGQPIEAINDPAPGIAVPGQMVRSQGRHYALEVRGDSMIDAGINDGDVVVIRETSEASEGDIVVAQIEGYEATLKRFRRKGEMIVLEAANPAYEPRVLPRGAVSVQGRLVGLIRTY from the coding sequence ATGCTGACCAAGAAACAGCTGGACCTTCTCGACTTCATCAACAAGCGCATGCAGCGTGACGGGGTTCCGCCCAGTTTCGACGAGATGAAGGATGCGCTTAGCCTGCGCTCCAAATCCGGCATCCACCGGCTGATCACCGCGCTGGAAGAGCGTGGCTTCATCCGCCGCCTCGCGCACCGCGCCCGGGCCATCGAGATCGTCAAGCTGCCGGAAAGCCTTGGCGGTCAGCCGGCGGGCTTCAGCCCCCGCGTGATCGACGGCGACCGGCCCGATACCCAGCCCTCGGGGGCCATGGAACTGGCCAACCTCGACGTGAGCGAACTGCCCATCGTCGGCCGCATCGCCGCCGGTCAACCGATCGAGGCGATCAACGACCCGGCCCCCGGCATCGCCGTTCCCGGGCAGATGGTGCGCAGCCAGGGCCGTCACTACGCGCTGGAGGTCAGGGGCGACTCCATGATCGACGCCGGGATCAACGACGGCGACGTGGTGGTGATCCGCGAAACCTCCGAGGCCTCGGAGGGCGACATCGTGGTCGCGCAGATCGAAGGCTACGAGGCGACCCTGAAGCGCTTCCGCCGCAAGGGCGAGATGATCGTGCTCGAAGCCGCCAACCCGGCCTATGAGCCGCGCGTCCTGCCCCGGGGGGCCGTCAGTGTGCAGGGCCGCCTCGTCGGCCTGATCCGCACCTACTGA
- a CDS encoding ComEC/Rec2 family competence protein, producing MGGALSMIGQALPGQRGHLFPWAPVAMACGIALYFGLRIEPPVWVLWACAVLSLAGLAQRVAGPYPGPLLTGAALVLLGFALAGWRAHQVAGPVLDFRYYGAVEGRIVAIDRSASDAVRLTLDRVVLERMAPARTPARVRVSMHGPQGWIQPRPGATVILTGHLSPPGGAVEPGGFDFRRHSWFLGLGAVGYTRTPVLLLEPPGEGLWVAKARMWLSTRVQTALPGESGAFAAAIMTGDRAGLGQDTLQALRDSNLAHLLAISGLHMGLLAGFVFAALRLGLLLHPVSRHRWPVKKLAAAGALLAAAGYLALSGGNVATERAFIMAAAALCATMLDRRAISLRSVAIAALVVLALRPEALLGPGFQMSFAATTALVAVFERVSQVQRRRRMPKWLAPVVSVVVSSAVAGAATGPVGMAHFNQMAQYGLLANLISVPVMGVLVVPMAVVAALLMPFGLDGLALAVMALGLDWILGVAHMVAGWQGATRPVVAPMPWVLPLIALGGLVLCLWRGRARIAGLAPVAAGALLWVQSERPAVLIADSGTLVGVMTDAGRGLSRDRGSGFIAGTWLENDGRGGTQDSAAALWPGARADRLAVAQVAGLTILHVQGKRAAAQLDGCGAAQVVVSSTDLVLRGGCRVFDPARLRNSGSVAIWPGAEGPRFVTDAELSGQRLWSPPRRAKIPRAVARADTGP from the coding sequence ATGGGTGGCGCCCTCTCGATGATCGGACAGGCCCTGCCGGGGCAGCGCGGGCACCTGTTTCCATGGGCGCCGGTGGCCATGGCCTGCGGGATCGCGCTGTATTTCGGGCTGCGCATCGAGCCTCCGGTCTGGGTGCTCTGGGCCTGCGCGGTGCTGTCGCTCGCTGGTCTGGCGCAGCGCGTGGCGGGGCCGTATCCCGGTCCGCTGCTGACGGGGGCGGCGCTGGTCTTACTCGGCTTCGCGCTGGCAGGCTGGCGAGCGCATCAGGTCGCCGGGCCGGTGCTGGACTTCCGCTATTACGGCGCGGTCGAGGGGCGGATCGTGGCCATCGACCGCTCCGCCTCGGATGCGGTTCGGCTGACGCTGGACCGGGTGGTGCTGGAGCGTATGGCCCCGGCCCGGACGCCCGCCCGCGTCCGGGTGTCGATGCATGGCCCGCAGGGCTGGATCCAGCCGAGGCCCGGTGCCACCGTGATCCTGACAGGCCATCTTTCGCCCCCCGGTGGCGCGGTCGAACCGGGCGGCTTCGACTTCCGGCGGCATTCGTGGTTCCTTGGCCTTGGGGCGGTGGGCTATACGCGCACCCCGGTCCTTCTACTGGAGCCGCCGGGCGAGGGGCTGTGGGTCGCCAAAGCCCGCATGTGGCTCTCTACCCGCGTGCAGACGGCGCTGCCAGGGGAGAGCGGCGCCTTCGCCGCCGCCATCATGACCGGCGACCGCGCAGGCCTGGGGCAGGACACGCTTCAGGCCCTGCGGGATTCGAACCTTGCGCATCTGCTGGCGATTTCGGGCCTGCACATGGGGTTGCTGGCGGGCTTCGTCTTTGCCGCGCTGCGGCTGGGCCTGCTGCTGCACCCGGTCAGCCGCCACCGCTGGCCGGTCAAGAAACTGGCGGCGGCGGGCGCGCTGCTTGCGGCGGCGGGCTATCTTGCGCTCTCGGGCGGCAACGTGGCGACCGAACGCGCCTTCATCATGGCCGCCGCCGCGCTTTGCGCGACAATGCTGGACCGGCGCGCCATCAGCCTACGCAGCGTCGCGATCGCCGCGCTGGTGGTGCTGGCGCTGCGGCCCGAGGCGCTGCTGGGCCCGGGCTTTCAGATGTCCTTTGCGGCGACCACGGCGCTGGTCGCGGTCTTCGAGCGCGTCAGCCAGGTGCAGCGCCGCCGCCGCATGCCGAAATGGCTGGCGCCGGTGGTCTCGGTCGTCGTGTCGTCTGCGGTGGCGGGCGCTGCGACCGGGCCGGTCGGCATGGCGCATTTCAACCAGATGGCGCAATACGGGCTGCTGGCCAACCTGATCTCGGTCCCGGTCATGGGGGTGCTGGTGGTGCCGATGGCGGTGGTCGCGGCGCTGCTCATGCCCTTTGGCCTCGACGGGCTGGCGCTGGCCGTCATGGCGCTGGGGCTGGACTGGATCCTCGGCGTCGCCCACATGGTCGCCGGGTGGCAGGGCGCGACCCGCCCGGTGGTGGCGCCGATGCCCTGGGTCCTGCCGCTTATCGCCCTTGGCGGGCTGGTGCTGTGCCTCTGGCGGGGCCGGGCGCGGATCGCCGGACTGGCGCCGGTGGCCGCCGGAGCCCTGCTCTGGGTGCAAAGCGAGCGGCCCGCCGTGCTGATCGCCGACAGCGGGACGCTGGTGGGCGTGATGACCGATGCCGGACGGGGGCTGTCGCGCGACCGGGGCTCGGGCTTCATCGCCGGGACATGGCTGGAAAACGACGGTCGCGGCGGCACGCAGGACAGCGCGGCGGCGCTGTGGCCCGGTGCGCGCGCCGACCGGCTGGCCGTGGCGCAGGTGGCGGGGCTGACGATCCTGCACGTTCAGGGCAAACGCGCCGCCGCGCAGCTCGATGGCTGCGGCGCGGCGCAGGTGGTGGTGTCTTCCACGGACCTTGTGCTGCGGGGCGGCTGCCGGGTCTTCGATCCGGCCCGCCTGCGCAACAGCGGCTCTGTGGCGATCTGGCCGGGGGCGGAGGGGCCGCGCTTTGTCACGGATGCAGAGCTTTCGGGTCAGCGGCTGTGGAGCCCGCCGCGCCGCGCCAAGATACCCCGGGCAGTGGCCCGCGCCGACACCGGCCCGTGA
- a CDS encoding cytochrome c-type biogenesis protein gives MTRLLRPWRGTPSTLLAALFALIATVALAVQPDEVLDDPALEARARDISAGLRCLVCQNESIDESNASLARDLRLLVRERLVAGDSNEEAVDFIVARYGEFVLLRPSTGGWNWLLWAAGPLLFLAALMVAVLYVRRRASAQPLTEEGLNEAERKRLEELLKG, from the coding sequence ATGACCCGGCTGCTGCGCCCGTGGCGGGGCACCCCGTCGACCCTCCTTGCCGCGCTTTTCGCGCTGATCGCCACCGTTGCGCTGGCGGTCCAGCCCGACGAGGTTCTGGACGATCCGGCGCTGGAAGCGCGCGCCCGCGACATCAGCGCGGGCCTGCGCTGCCTCGTCTGTCAGAACGAAAGCATCGACGAAAGCAATGCCTCTCTGGCCCGCGACCTGCGCCTGCTGGTGCGCGAGCGGTTGGTGGCCGGTGACAGCAACGAAGAGGCGGTCGATTTCATCGTGGCCCGCTACGGCGAGTTCGTGCTTCTGCGGCCCAGCACCGGCGGCTGGAACTGGCTGCTCTGGGCCGCCGGTCCCTTGCTCTTCCTCGCCGCGCTGATGGTGGCGGTGCTTTACGTGCGCCGCCGGGCCAGCGCGCAGCCCCTTACCGAAGAGGGCCTGAACGAGGCGGAACGGAAACGGCTCGAAGAGCTGCTGAAGGGCTGA